From Camelus dromedarius isolate mCamDro1 chromosome 23, mCamDro1.pat, whole genome shotgun sequence, a single genomic window includes:
- the LOC105099980 gene encoding protein FAM163A, whose protein sequence is MTAGTVVITGGILATVILLCIIAVLCYCRLQYYCCKKSGAEDADEEEEAEEEEHDLCAHPRGPTCNACSSQALDGRGSLAPLTSEPCGQPCGVAASRCATCSPPYSSPFYIRTADMVPNGGGGERLSFAPMYYKEGGPPSLKVAAPQSYPVTWPGSGREAFTNPRAISTDV, encoded by the exons ATGACAGCGGGAACGGTTGTGATCACTGGCGGAATCCTAGCTACGGTCATCCTCCTCTGCATCATCGCTGTCCTCTGCTACTGTAGGCTCCAG tATTACTGCTGCAAGAAGAGCGGAGCGGAGGATGCcgacgaggaggaggaggcggaggaggaggagcatgACCTGTGCGCGCAccccagaggccccacctgcAATGCCTGCAGCTCCCAAGCCCTGGACGGCCGAGGCAGCCTGGCGCCTCTCACCAGCGAGCCCTGCGGCCAGCCGTGCGGGGTGGCCGCCAGCCGCTGCGCCACCTGCTCCCCCCCGTACAGCTCCCCCTTCTACATACGGACGGCCGACATGGTGCCCAATGGGGGCGGAGGCGAGaggctctcctttgctcccatgTACTACAAAGAGGGGGGACCCCCATCCCTCAAAGTGGCAGCGCCCCAGAGTTACCCGGTGACGTGGCCAGGCTCCGGGCGTGAGGCCTTCACCAATCCAAGGGCTATTAGTACAGACGTGTAA